From one Gemella morbillorum genomic stretch:
- a CDS encoding MFS transporter: MSSFALGIFMYQKTGMSTMTGLIILAGFLPGLLLSPFAGALADRHDRRLLMMLGDGLSIIGLACILFSLQFLDSKLLIGGILLGAAISSAFSSLVEPSFRATISDLLEKDEYTKASGMVQLIPASRYLLSPVLAGLVLSIASIHSVLLLDILTILITLPITYIVRKEMQGTHKKTKENLKEDLKLGFRIIYDNKGLWLLVMLGVLVSFCLGTVQTLMIPMLLSFGGESFVGFATTISAFGMLAGGLILSKVSIKKDFTNVLQYALLGMGIAMIAFGWWQNKVLVCIFGFCLFLSLPFANTVMDYLVRITVPTIHQGKAWGLIGLISQVGYVVAYASVGGFVDFIISPFLQESGSFSQAILALIGKGEGRSAALMIILAGIFLVIVALILPRKNEIRELEEKSEKSILD, encoded by the coding sequence ATGAGTTCTTTTGCGCTAGGTATTTTTATGTATCAGAAAACAGGAATGAGTACTATGACGGGGTTGATAATTTTAGCAGGATTTCTACCTGGACTATTGCTTTCTCCATTTGCTGGAGCCCTAGCAGACCGTCATGACCGTAGATTATTAATGATGTTGGGAGATGGATTATCGATTATTGGTCTGGCGTGCATTCTATTTTCTTTACAATTTTTGGATAGTAAACTTCTTATTGGAGGAATATTACTTGGAGCAGCTATTAGTTCAGCTTTTTCTTCTTTAGTAGAGCCATCTTTTCGAGCTACTATATCCGATTTACTAGAAAAGGATGAATACACAAAAGCTAGTGGAATGGTGCAATTAATTCCAGCTTCCCGCTATCTTCTTTCTCCTGTACTTGCAGGCTTGGTTTTAAGTATAGCAAGCATTCACTCTGTATTACTTCTTGATATTTTAACAATATTAATCACATTACCTATTACATATATTGTAAGAAAAGAGATGCAAGGAACACATAAGAAGACTAAAGAGAATTTGAAAGAAGATTTGAAATTAGGTTTTCGTATTATCTATGATAATAAAGGGCTTTGGCTTCTAGTTATGCTTGGGGTGTTAGTTTCATTTTGTCTGGGGACTGTTCAGACTCTTATGATACCGATGCTTCTATCCTTTGGAGGAGAATCTTTTGTAGGATTTGCAACAACTATTTCAGCTTTTGGAATGTTGGCTGGAGGTTTGATTTTAAGTAAGGTGAGTATAAAAAAAGATTTTACAAATGTTCTACAATATGCACTGTTAGGCATGGGGATAGCTATGATTGCATTTGGGTGGTGGCAGAATAAAGTATTAGTTTGTATCTTTGGTTTTTGTCTTTTCCTAAGTTTACCGTTTGCGAATACAGTGATGGATTATCTAGTAAGAATTACCGTTCCAACAATTCATCAAGGTAAGGCTTGGGGATTGATTGGACTTATTTCTCAAGTAGGTTACGTTGTTGCATATGCCTCAGTAGGTGGATTTGTTGATTTTATAATTTCTCCTTTTCTTCAAGAGAGTGGAAGTTTTTCTCAAGCAATACTTGCGTTGATTGGTAAAGGAGAGGGGAGAAGTGCTGCACTTATGATTATTCTTGCAGGCATTTTTCTTGTGATTGTAGCATTGATATTACCACGCAAAAATGAAATTAGGGAATTGGAGGAAAAGTCAGAGAAATCTATATTAGATTAA
- a CDS encoding DUF4037 domain-containing protein: MVVFDKLWLEFTKLPEVTAIVLGGSRSSNNYDESSDYDLYIYCTSIPDKDVRKLILDKYCSYIELNNQFWECEDDCTLSDGIDIDIIYRNINDFENNIENVVEKHHAGNGYTTCFWHNLKNSKILYDPYKEFSRIQERFAVPFPKELKENIISKNFRLLTGNLPSYDKQILKAFNRGDFVSVNHRIAAFIESYFDIIFAINELAHPGEKRMISYAKEHAKILPKQFEESLNMLLYSVGSSIGDVEKNLKNIIKNLEEII; this comes from the coding sequence ATGGTAGTATTTGATAAACTTTGGTTGGAATTTACTAAATTACCAGAGGTAACGGCAATAGTATTAGGAGGTTCTAGAAGTAGTAATAACTATGATGAAAGTTCTGATTATGACCTATATATTTATTGTACAAGCATTCCCGACAAAGATGTTAGAAAATTAATTTTAGATAAATATTGTTCTTATATTGAGTTAAATAATCAATTTTGGGAATGCGAAGATGATTGTACTTTATCTGATGGAATAGATATAGATATTATTTATAGAAATATAAATGATTTTGAGAATAATATAGAAAATGTTGTGGAAAAACATCATGCGGGTAACGGATATACAACATGCTTTTGGCATAATTTGAAAAATAGTAAAATTCTTTATGATCCTTATAAAGAATTTTCTAGAATACAAGAAAGATTTGCCGTTCCGTTTCCTAAGGAGTTAAAAGAAAATATTATTTCAAAAAATTTCCGTTTATTAACAGGGAATTTACCTTCGTATGATAAGCAGATTTTAAAAGCATTTAATCGTGGAGATTTTGTGAGTGTAAATCACCGTATTGCAGCATTTATAGAATCTTATTTTGATATTATCTTTGCGATAAATGAACTTGCTCACCCAGGAGAAAAGAGAATGATTTCGTATGCTAAAGAACATGCTAAGATTCTTCCTAAACAATTTGAAGAGTCTCTGAATATGTTATTATATAGTGTAGGTAGTAGTATAGGTGACGTAGAAAAAAACTTGAAAAATATTATAAAAAATTTAGAAGAAATCATATAG
- a CDS encoding TetR/AcrR family transcriptional regulator has translation MKNKKEQILDVSLAFFLEKGYDNTSISDILSKLDIARGTLYYHFESKEAIMDMIIERSAIQIVKDAQKVILQKELNIYEKMFSLFASMSMKRLAGGDLMIDYLNQPQNALFHEKSNRAFMKNITPLLGEIIKEGFEEGLFDNIFPYESAETILIMIMGFVDGQYEQLNKNDLERRVESLLYNMERVLGAKEGSFAEFKTLAL, from the coding sequence ATGAAGAATAAAAAAGAACAAATTTTAGATGTTTCACTAGCTTTTTTCTTGGAGAAGGGTTATGATAATACTTCGATTAGTGATATTTTGAGCAAATTAGATATTGCAAGAGGTACTTTATACTATCATTTTGAATCTAAAGAAGCAATTATGGATATGATTATAGAGCGTTCTGCAATACAAATAGTAAAAGATGCTCAAAAAGTTATTTTACAGAAAGAATTAAACATCTATGAAAAAATGTTTTCGTTATTTGCTAGTATGAGTATGAAACGTCTAGCTGGCGGTGACTTGATGATTGATTATTTAAATCAACCCCAGAATGCATTATTTCATGAGAAGAGTAATAGAGCATTTATGAAAAATATTACACCTTTATTAGGTGAGATTATTAAAGAAGGGTTTGAAGAAGGTTTATTCGATAACATTTTTCCTTATGAGAGTGCGGAAACTATTTTGATTATGATAATGGGGTTCGTGGATGGACAATATGAACAGTTGAATAAGAATGATTTAGAACGTCGAGTGGAGAGCCTTTTATATAATATGGAGAGAGTATTAGGGGCAAAAGAAGGAAGCTTTGCCGAGTTTAAGACGTTAGCTTTATAA
- a CDS encoding 5-methyltetrahydropteroyltriglutamate--homocysteine S-methyltransferase translates to MCKNCQNKLVGKAPYRVDHVGSFLRPKELVEARAKFVAGEITKEELTKVEDKTITELVEKQIIHGLKGVTDGEFRRAYWHLDFFWGLNGVEHTQAKIGYQFHDETTKPDSADVVGKISGENHPFVEHYKFLRDLVGDRAEVKQTIPAPAQFYFELIRDEEHIAQTNSIYPNKEELFADIIAAYKQVIKEHYDAGCRVIQLDDCTWGAIVDDRLIKLIAEGSGFDPEGIRETFKKEFITLNNGILTDLPEDLVVNTHICRGNYHSTWASSGGYDSVADTLFGEENVNAYYLEYDTDRAGDFKPLAKVGNDKKVVLGLLTSKSGKLENKDEVIARIREASEYVPLENIYLSTQCGFASTEEGNILTEEDQWKKIALISEIAQEVWGDK, encoded by the coding sequence ATGTGTAAAAATTGTCAAAATAAATTAGTAGGAAAAGCACCATATAGAGTAGATCATGTTGGATCATTTTTAAGACCAAAAGAATTAGTAGAGGCAAGAGCTAAGTTTGTAGCTGGTGAAATTACTAAAGAAGAATTAACAAAAGTAGAAGATAAAACAATTACAGAATTAGTTGAAAAGCAAATAATCCACGGCTTAAAAGGAGTAACAGATGGAGAGTTTCGTCGTGCATACTGGCATCTTGATTTCTTCTGGGGGCTTAATGGAGTAGAACATACTCAAGCAAAAATCGGTTATCAGTTCCATGATGAAACTACAAAACCAGACTCAGCTGATGTAGTTGGAAAAATTTCTGGAGAAAATCACCCGTTTGTAGAACATTATAAGTTTTTACGTGATTTGGTAGGTGATAGAGCAGAAGTTAAGCAAACTATTCCAGCACCAGCACAGTTTTACTTTGAGTTGATTCGTGATGAAGAACATATTGCCCAAACAAATAGCATTTATCCAAATAAAGAAGAATTATTCGCGGATATTATTGCTGCATACAAACAAGTAATTAAAGAGCATTATGATGCGGGGTGTCGTGTAATTCAACTTGATGACTGTACTTGGGGAGCAATTGTTGATGATAGATTAATTAAATTAATCGCAGAAGGAAGTGGCTTTGATCCAGAAGGAATCCGTGAAACATTCAAAAAAGAATTTATTACCCTTAATAATGGGATTTTAACAGATCTTCCAGAAGACTTAGTGGTAAATACTCATATTTGTCGTGGGAACTATCACTCGACATGGGCTAGCTCTGGCGGTTATGACAGCGTGGCGGATACGTTATTCGGTGAAGAGAACGTTAATGCTTACTACCTAGAATACGATACAGACCGTGCAGGTGATTTCAAACCACTTGCCAAAGTAGGAAATGATAAGAAGGTTGTTTTAGGACTACTTACTTCAAAATCAGGAAAGTTAGAAAATAAAGACGAGGTAATCGCGCGTATTCGTGAAGCAAGTGAATATGTACCATTAGAAAATATTTACTTAAGTACGCAATGTGGATTTGCTTCTACAGAAGAAGGAAATATTTTAACAGAAGAAGATCAATGGAAAAAAATTGCTTTAATTAGCGAAATTGCACAAGAAGTTTGGGGAGATAAGTAA
- the ybaK gene encoding Cys-tRNA(Pro) deacylase, producing MAKKKEIKTNAMRFLDDNNVEYTHFEFDATSDAAKTGVGVADIIGRNHNQVFKTIMTTDGKGNYVVGVLMSEDNINFKKLAKAAGLKSLSMLPLKDLTKITGYVKGGCSPFAMKKLFPTFVDDRCREVESIIVSAGKVGHQVEVKPEILENLIDAQIVDIKAE from the coding sequence ATGGCTAAGAAAAAAGAAATCAAAACAAATGCTATGAGATTTTTGGATGATAATAATGTAGAATATACCCATTTTGAATTTGACGCAACGAGTGACGCTGCAAAGACTGGTGTTGGAGTTGCTGATATAATTGGTCGTAATCACAATCAAGTTTTCAAAACAATTATGACGACAGATGGTAAAGGAAATTATGTAGTAGGAGTGCTGATGAGTGAGGATAACATCAACTTCAAAAAACTAGCAAAAGCAGCCGGATTAAAAAGTTTATCGATGCTACCACTAAAAGATTTAACAAAAATCACAGGTTATGTAAAAGGTGGTTGCTCGCCATTTGCTATGAAAAAACTTTTTCCAACATTTGTAGACGATAGATGTCGTGAAGTTGAATCAATTATTGTTTCAGCTGGTAAGGTAGGACATCAAGTAGAAGTTAAACCAGAAATATTGGAAAATCTTATAGATGCCCAAATAGTTGATATTAAGGCAGAATAA
- a CDS encoding TatD family hydrolase: MLFDTHAHLNDDAYLEDLEETIERAKEAGVKLINIVGFDDKSIEKALEITAKYDFLYLTIGWHPVEAIDFTEEKYEMIKNIALTNDKVIAIGEIGLDYHWDKSPKDIQKEVFRRQIQLAKEVNKPIVIHTRDAMEDTIKILQEEKASEVGGIMHSFSGSVESMKIMLKEDFYISLGGPVTFKNAKTPKEVAKACPLDKLLIETDCPYLTPTPYRGKRNEPAYVHYVAQEIADLREMTYEQLTKQTFNNACKLFRIDKKEID, from the coding sequence ATGTTATTTGATACACATGCGCATTTAAATGATGATGCTTATTTAGAAGACTTAGAAGAAACTATAGAACGCGCTAAAGAAGCGGGTGTAAAATTAATTAATATAGTAGGCTTCGATGACAAAAGTATAGAAAAAGCACTAGAAATCACAGCTAAATATGACTTTTTATATTTAACAATAGGCTGGCATCCAGTTGAAGCGATAGATTTTACAGAAGAAAAGTATGAAATGATAAAAAATATCGCATTGACAAATGATAAAGTAATTGCAATCGGTGAGATTGGTTTAGATTATCATTGGGATAAAAGTCCGAAAGATATTCAAAAGGAAGTATTTAGAAGACAAATTCAACTAGCGAAAGAAGTAAATAAACCAATCGTGATTCATACAAGAGATGCGATGGAAGATACTATAAAAATCCTTCAAGAAGAAAAAGCTAGTGAAGTTGGTGGAATAATGCATAGTTTTTCAGGTTCAGTAGAAAGTATGAAGATTATGTTAAAAGAAGACTTCTACATCTCATTAGGAGGTCCAGTAACATTTAAAAATGCTAAGACACCTAAAGAAGTAGCAAAAGCTTGTCCATTGGATAAACTTTTAATAGAGACAGATTGTCCGTATTTAACGCCAACACCTTATAGAGGTAAAAGAAATGAACCTGCTTATGTGCACTATGTTGCACAAGAAATAGCAGATTTAAGAGAGATGACTTATGAACAACTAACAAAACAAACATTTAATAATGCATGTAAGTTGTTTAGAATAGACAAAAAGGAGATTGATTAA
- a CDS encoding Cna B-type domain-containing protein has translation MIKNKIIKKAFKLFLAFSMLLGILLQNSNLSLVKAAEVNRVNTKITRFEIKTSDGRPIPSGGEYNYWSQFRLDMDWDASSYGNQLKQGDYFIVKLPDQFKYPTSGAAVDFPLYAPDGRTVIANAHIYSNGEETGGGTVKVTFTNYVENKENVKGNLFLQAGFDHKKIKEGQNNLISVEIGGVKKSVNIKIGTKGTVTNETFAKWGETVSGKDDQVRWVLRVNHTKGNYKNVSISDKLYVQEGTLPPGIHYIKDTFVVHEVIFNSHGSTQSVVKSYRYDEIKDFLHFSDNDTKFTFDYSKKFGDMNGRQYLIQYTSTYIPQLKLRNEGVFHSDSKNVAYQAAFRSAEVGGGGQGDLTQKIKIFKVDENDIQTKLPNAEFLITKVKDGSTFTLKTDAKGEAVSGKLEPGKYKIKETKAPEGYELDPTEKEATVVQGEPLFWTVKNTKVTNINISGTKTWDDSNNQDGKRPDKIKVILNKTVDGQTTKVTEKEVRANASGEWKYEFNDLQKYENGKLITYSIDEEAVPGYEKEVTGYNLKNSHTPEKVSVAGTKTWDDSNNQDGKRPDKIKVILNKTVDGQTTKVTEKEVTKDNWNYEFNDLPKYENGKEITYSIDEEAVPGYEKEVTGYNLKNSHTPEKVSVAGTKTWDDSNNQDGKRPDKIKVILNKTVDGQTTKVTEKEVTKDNWNYEFNDLPKYENGKEITYSIDEEAVPGYEKEVTGYNLKNSHTPEKVSVAGTKTWDDSNNQDGKRPDKIKVILNKTVDGQTTKVTEKEVTKDNWNYEFNDLPKYENGKEITYSIDEEAVPGYEKEVTGYNLKNSHTPEVVNIQGTKTWNDADNQDGKRPKEIKIKLFKNGTEIETKTVTEADGWKWKFENLYKYEKGQEIEYTIKEEVVAEYETNIDGFNVTNKHTPEKTAVEGTKTWDDANDQDGKRPTKIKVILKKKVGDGQPSKVAEKEVTQADGWKWKFEDLDKYEKGQKIEYFVTEEPVKDYTVEISKVETNDETFKFNITNKHEPEKVLVTGTKTWLDNNDQAGKRPGTIKVILNKTVDGKTTKVAEKEVTAENNWNYAFTDLPKYENGKLIKYRIDEVDVPGYKKSIKGYDLTNKYIPPKPKLPNTGSAPREVGGLGVLGLLAGYVLIRRKNKAN, from the coding sequence GTGATAAAGAATAAAATTATTAAAAAGGCATTTAAATTATTTCTAGCCTTTTCAATGCTTTTAGGGATTCTGCTACAAAATAGTAACTTATCATTAGTAAAAGCGGCAGAAGTTAACCGTGTTAATACAAAGATAACTAGATTTGAAATTAAAACGAGTGATGGTAGACCTATCCCAAGTGGAGGGGAATATAATTATTGGAGTCAGTTTCGACTAGATATGGACTGGGATGCTAGTTCATATGGGAACCAGTTGAAGCAAGGTGATTACTTTATTGTTAAATTACCTGATCAATTTAAATATCCAACAAGTGGGGCAGCAGTAGATTTTCCACTTTATGCTCCAGATGGACGTACTGTTATCGCTAACGCCCATATTTATTCTAATGGGGAAGAGACAGGTGGAGGAACAGTAAAAGTTACATTTACAAATTATGTAGAAAATAAAGAAAATGTAAAAGGTAATCTGTTTTTACAGGCGGGATTTGATCACAAAAAAATAAAAGAAGGTCAAAATAACTTAATTTCTGTTGAAATTGGCGGAGTTAAGAAATCTGTTAACATTAAAATAGGAACAAAAGGGACTGTAACAAACGAAACATTTGCTAAATGGGGAGAAACAGTTTCTGGGAAAGATGACCAAGTTAGATGGGTTTTACGTGTCAATCATACAAAAGGTAATTATAAAAATGTAAGTATCTCAGATAAACTTTATGTTCAAGAAGGGACTTTACCTCCTGGAATTCATTATATTAAAGATACTTTTGTAGTACATGAAGTTATATTCAATTCACACGGAAGTACACAAAGTGTTGTTAAATCATATAGATATGATGAAATAAAAGATTTTTTACATTTCTCTGATAATGATACCAAGTTTACATTCGATTATAGTAAAAAATTTGGTGATATGAATGGTAGACAATATCTTATCCAATATACATCTACTTACATTCCACAACTTAAGTTACGAAATGAAGGTGTCTTTCATAGTGATAGCAAAAATGTAGCGTATCAAGCTGCATTTAGAAGCGCAGAAGTTGGTGGGGGAGGTCAAGGTGACTTAACCCAAAAAATCAAAATTTTCAAAGTTGATGAAAATGATATACAAACGAAGCTACCTAATGCTGAATTTTTAATTACAAAAGTGAAAGACGGATCTACTTTTACATTAAAAACAGATGCAAAAGGAGAAGCAGTTTCTGGGAAATTAGAGCCAGGGAAATATAAAATTAAAGAAACAAAAGCACCTGAAGGATATGAGCTTGATCCTACAGAAAAAGAAGCAACTGTTGTTCAAGGTGAACCACTGTTTTGGACTGTGAAAAATACCAAAGTAACAAATATAAATATTTCAGGAACAAAAACATGGGATGACTCAAACAACCAAGATGGGAAACGCCCGGATAAAATCAAAGTAATCCTAAATAAAACAGTAGACGGACAAACAACGAAAGTAACAGAAAAAGAAGTTAGAGCGAATGCTTCTGGAGAGTGGAAGTATGAATTTAATGATCTTCAAAAATACGAAAATGGTAAACTAATTACATACAGTATAGATGAAGAAGCCGTACCAGGATACGAAAAAGAAGTTACAGGCTACAATCTTAAAAATAGTCATACACCAGAAAAAGTAAGTGTAGCAGGAACAAAAACATGGGATGACTCAAACAACCAAGACGGAAAACGCCCGGATAAAATCAAAGTAATCCTAAACAAAACAGTAGACGGACAAACAACAAAAGTAACAGAAAAAGAAGTAACAAAAGACAACTGGAACTACGAGTTTAACGATCTACCAAAATATGAAAACGGAAAAGAAATCACATACAGTATAGATGAAGAAGCCGTACCAGGATATGAAAAAGAAGTTACAGGCTACAATCTTAAAAATAGTCATACACCAGAAAAAGTAAGTGTAGCAGGAACAAAAACATGGGATGACTCAAACAACCAAGATGGGAAACGCCCAGATAAAATCAAAGTAATCCTAAACAAAACAGTAGACGGACAAACAACAAAAGTAACAGAAAAAGAAGTAACAAAAGACAACTGGAACTACGAGTTTAACGATCTACCAAAATATGAAAACGGAAAAGAAATCACATACAGTATAGATGAAGAAGCCGTACCAGGATACGAAAAAGAAGTTACAGGCTACAATCTTAAAAATAGTCATACACCAGAAAAAGTAAGTGTAGCAGGAACAAAAACATGGGATGACTCAAACAACCAAGATGGGAAACGCCCAGATAAAATCAAAGTAATCCTAAACAAAACAGTAGACGGACAAACAACAAAAGTAACAGAAAAAGAAGTAACAAAAGACAACTGGAACTACGAGTTTAACGATTTACCAAAATATGAAAACGGAAAAGAAATCACATACAGTATAGATGAAGAAGCCGTACCAGGATATGAAAAAGAAGTTACAGGCTACAATCTTAAAAATAGTCATACACCAGAAGTAGTAAATATTCAAGGAACAAAAACATGGAACGATGCAGACAACCAAGATGGAAAGAGACCAAAAGAAATCAAAATCAAGCTGTTTAAGAATGGAACTGAAATTGAAACGAAGACAGTAACAGAAGCAGATGGTTGGAAGTGGAAATTTGAAAATCTTTATAAGTATGAAAAAGGACAAGAAATTGAATATACTATAAAAGAAGAAGTAGTTGCAGAATATGAAACTAATATAGATGGATTCAATGTAACAAACAAACATACACCAGAAAAAACAGCAGTAGAAGGAACAAAAACTTGGGATGATGCGAACGATCAAGATGGTAAACGACCAACTAAGATTAAAGTAATTCTGAAGAAAAAGGTTGGGGATGGACAGCCAAGTAAAGTAGCAGAAAAAGAAGTAACCCAAGCAGATGGTTGGAAGTGGAAATTTGAAGATCTTGACAAGTATGAAAAAGGACAAAAAATAGAATACTTTGTTACAGAAGAACCAGTTAAAGATTACACAGTAGAAATAAGTAAAGTTGAAACAAATGATGAAACATTCAAATTCAACATAACAAACAAACATGAACCAGAGAAAGTATTAGTAACAGGGACAAAAACATGGCTTGACAATAATGATCAGGCAGGAAAACGTCCAGGAACAATAAAAGTAATCTTAAACAAAACAGTTGATGGAAAAACAACAAAAGTAGCAGAGAAAGAAGTAACGGCAGAAAATAACTGGAACTATGCATTTACAGATTTACCAAAATATGAAAATGGAAAATTAATCAAATATAGAATAGATGAAGTAGATGTACCAGGATATAAAAAATCTATAAAAGGATATGACCTTACAAACAAATACATTCCACCAAAACCAAAATTACCTAATACAGGAAGCGCGCCAAGAGAAGTAGGAGGCTTAGGAGTATTGGGGTTACTAGCAGGATATGTGTTAATTAGAAGAAAAAATAAAGCTAACTAA
- a CDS encoding cyclase family protein, whose amino-acid sequence MSELLSIYKTLKSKKWVNLSHKIDENSPKFPALPALEKETLFTLKDGFYVQKFSVVGQYGTHIDAPIHFVEGGRWLDEIELKDLLLPLYVIDKSAEVATNNDYKITKQDILDFEEKYGEIIPESFVAFRSDWSKRWPNYDEIRNLDENEVQHTPGWSREALEFLIKERKVKAVGHETLDTDSGVSAAAEGLVNEYYLLEQDIYQVEVLANLDQVPATGALISVAYPNWTEATGSPARVVAILPEEEK is encoded by the coding sequence ATGTCAGAATTATTAAGTATTTATAAAACGTTAAAATCTAAAAAATGGGTGAACTTAAGCCATAAGATTGATGAAAACTCTCCGAAGTTTCCAGCATTACCAGCATTAGAAAAAGAAACATTATTTACACTGAAAGATGGATTTTATGTCCAAAAATTTTCAGTAGTTGGTCAATATGGAACTCACATAGATGCCCCTATCCACTTTGTAGAAGGTGGAAGATGGCTTGATGAGATTGAGCTAAAGGATTTATTGTTACCTTTATATGTTATTGATAAGAGTGCTGAAGTAGCTACTAACAATGATTATAAAATTACTAAACAAGATATTCTTGATTTTGAAGAAAAATATGGGGAGATTATTCCGGAATCGTTTGTAGCATTCCGTAGTGATTGGTCTAAGCGTTGGCCTAACTATGATGAGATAAGAAATCTTGATGAAAATGAAGTACAACATACACCAGGTTGGTCTCGAGAAGCATTAGAATTTTTAATTAAAGAAAGAAAAGTTAAAGCAGTTGGACATGAAACTCTAGATACTGATTCTGGAGTGAGTGCTGCGGCAGAAGGATTGGTAAATGAGTATTATTTATTGGAACAAGATATTTATCAAGTAGAAGTACTTGCAAATCTTGATCAAGTACCAGCAACTGGAGCATTGATTTCAGTAGCTTATCCAAACTGGACAGAAGCGACTGGATCTCCAGCTCGCGTAGTAGCAATACTACCAGAAGAAGAAAAATAA
- a CDS encoding GNAT family N-acetyltransferase: MKIEIKEVIDKKEKEEISKEVLYDLPEWFGLPESTENYIIDSQDKPLLACYVNDEVAGYIVLNATSKDCADIFVMGVKKKFHRMGIGSKLNNAFEILAKKLGYTYSQVKTVKTGCYKEYDITNKFYIAMGYKELECFPTLWDEWNPCQIYIKYLGE, from the coding sequence ATGAAAATAGAAATTAAAGAAGTTATAGATAAGAAAGAAAAAGAAGAGATATCCAAGGAAGTACTTTATGACTTACCAGAATGGTTTGGACTTCCTGAAAGCACAGAAAATTATATTATAGATTCGCAAGATAAACCATTATTGGCTTGTTATGTGAATGATGAAGTCGCAGGTTATATTGTTTTAAATGCAACGAGTAAGGATTGTGCAGATATTTTTGTTATGGGTGTTAAGAAGAAATTTCATAGAATGGGTATTGGTTCAAAATTGAATAACGCATTTGAAATCTTGGCTAAAAAATTAGGATATACATACTCACAGGTGAAAACAGTTAAGACAGGTTGCTACAAAGAGTATGATATTACTAATAAGTTTTATATAGCGATGGGGTATAAAGAATTGGAATGTTTTCCTACTCTATGGGATGAATGGAATCCATGTCAAATATATATCAAATACCTTGGAGAATAA